One Drechmeria coniospora strain ARSEF 6962 chromosome 01, whole genome shotgun sequence genomic region harbors:
- a CDS encoding uracil-5-carboxylate decarboxylase encodes MVPKNFVVDVHTHMYPPSYIKILETRSTIPIVRSFPHSSERRLILLESEVESLEKALKDPSTRPPGRPLSSQYTSLDQKIRFMDVHKIDISVISLANPWLDFLDADDAGAIGASVNEEFSNMCRQHHGRLFFFGTLPLTAPLETILASIKQLRDLKYCRGIILGTSGLGKGLDDPALLPILEAVAAAQFTIFLHPHYGLPNEVWGPRAEEYGHVLPLALGFPMETTIAVARMYLAGVFDKVPELRMLLAHSGGTLPFLAGRIESCILHDGLLSGKGKGAKSRRTIWDVLREQVYLDAVIYSEVGLKAATEASGGDRLMFGTDHPFFPPLVTGEEGLWESVSLNADAVAKTNEAGVGSAAATMGMNAIRVLNLVEQA; translated from the coding sequence ATGGTGCCCAAAAatttcgtcgtcgacgtccacaCCCACATGTACCCTCCCTCGTACATCAAGATCCTCGAAACTCGCTCGACCATACCCATCGTTCGCTCCTTTCCCCACTCGTCCGAACGGCGCTTGATCCTTCTCGAATCCGAGGTCGAGTCCCTCGAAAAAGCCCTCAAGGACccctcgactcggccgcctggCCGACCGCTCAGCTCGCAGTATACCTCGCTCGACCAAAAGATTCGCTTCATGGACGTGCACAAGATTGATATTTCCGTCATCTCGCTTGCGAATCCCTGGCTCGACTtcctcgatgccgacgatgccggcgccaTCGGTGCGTCGGTGAACGAAGAGTTCTCCAACATGTGCCGCCAGCATCACGGACGCCTGTTCTTCTTCGGCACCTTGCCGCTGACGGCGCCGCTCGAGACGATCCTGGCTTCCATCAAGCAGCTCCGGGACCTCAAATACTGCCGCGGAATCATCCTGGGCACCTCGGGCCTCGGAAAGGGGCTCGACGACCCGGCTCTGCTCCCCATCTTGGAGGCTGTCGCGGCCGCCCAATTCACCATCTTTTTGCACCCTCACTACGGCCTGCCGAACGAGGTCTGGGGACCGCGCGCCGAGGAGTACGGTCACGTTctccccctcgccctcggcttcCCCATGGAGACGACCATTGCGGTCGCGCGCATgtacctcgccggcgtctttGACAAGGTCCCCGAGCTGCGCATGCTTCTCGCCCACAGCGGCGGTAccctccccttcctcgcGGGCAGGATCGAGAGCTGCATCCTTCACGACGGCCTGCTTTCGGGCAAGGGGAAAGGCGCCAAGAGCCGGCGCACCATCTGGGACGTCTTGCGGGAGCAGGtctacctcgacgccgtcataTACTCGGAAGTCGGCctgaaggcggcgacggaggcgagcggcggcgacagaCTCATGTTTGGCACCGATCATCCATTCTTCCCCCCCCTCGTCACGGGCGAAGAAGGCCTGTGGGAGAGCGTGAGCTTGAACGCGGATGCCGTGGCCAAGACgaacgaggccggcgtcggaaGCGCCGCGGCTACCATGGGAATGAACGCCATCCGCGTGCTGAACTTGGTGGAGCAGGCGTGA
- a CDS encoding aminomethyl transferase, with the protein MGRMAKPSFLRAMPSTSLGPCRKSLKASPGIGPGLRRVCPSCRLPQRRPFASATSPTPPPKPPSSGFAALPSRHLLSVSGPEAAKFLQGIVTANVCRPDGSPRTDGFYTAFLNATGRVMHDVFLYPFPSRSGSRDDADRGGFLVEADASQMSRLAKYVKRYKLRAKVDVRIMTPDEASVWHVWDDAGHLRLASGADSIVARDDRAPGQGYRIVQLNGRRPEVEVEPSSEEAYTVRRYLRGVPEGQDEMLREQALPLESNIELMGGIDFRKGCYVGQELTIRTKHRGVVRKRIVPCMVYESDKAVPQTLAYEPAVEPTASPASWTAAMIPAETSIGRLGKRGRSAGRWLKGVGNIGLALCRLEIMTDVVLPGEQPAATLSAEDEFELGWGEEEGGAKVKVKAFVPDWLRQRLKESQHQHDR; encoded by the coding sequence atGGGCAGAATGGCAAAGCCCTCGTTCCTGCGCGCCATGCCCTCCACGAGCCTTGGCCCCTGTCGAAAAAGTCTCAAGGCCAGCCCCGGGATTGGCCCCGGCCTGCGCCGCGTCTGTCCGAGCTGTCGGCTTCCTCAGCGCCGTCCGTTCGCGAGCGCGacgtcaccgacgccgcccccgaagccgccgtcgtccgggTTCGCGGCCCTGCCGTCGAGGCACCTCCTGTCCGTGTCGGGCCCCGAAGCCGCCAAGTTCCTGCAGggcatcgtcaccgccaaCGTGTGCCGGCCCGACGGCTCGCCGCGCACCGATGGCTTCTACACGGCCTTCCTCAACGCGACGGGCCGAGTGATGCACGACGTCTTCCTCTACCCCTTTCCGAGCCGCTCGGGCTCGAgagacgacgccgaccgaggtggcttcctcgtcgaggcggacgCGAGCCAGATGAGCAGGCTGGCCAAGTACGTCAAGAGGTACAAGCTTCGGGCCAAGGTCGACGTGCGCATCATGACCCCCGACGAGGCGTCCGTCTGGCACGTCtgggacgacgccggccatctCCGCCTGGCGTCCGGCGCCGacagcatcgtcgccagAGACGACCGAGCGCCCGGTCAGGGCTATCGGATCGTCCAGCTCAACGGCAGGAGgcccgaggtcgaggtcgaacCGTCGAGCGAAGAGGCGTACACGGTGAGGAGGTACCTCCGCGGAGTGCCCGAGGGACAGGACGAGATGCTGCGAGAGCAGGCGCTGCCGCTGGAGAGCAACATTGAGCTGATGGGCGGCATCGACTTTCGCAAGGGCTGCTACGTCGGCCAGGAGCTGACGATACGGACCAAGCACCGGGGCGTCGTCCGCAAGCGCATCGTCCCCTGCATGGTGTACGAGTCCGACAAGGCGGTGCCTCAGACGCTCGCCTACGAGCCGGCGGTCGAGCCGACCGCCTCCCCGGCGAGCtggacggcggccatgataccggccgagacgagcatcggccgcctcggcaagCGGGGTCGCAGCGCCGGTCGCTGGCTCAAGGGCGTCGGCAacatcggcctcgccctctgcCGGCTCGAGATCATGACGGACGTGGTGCTGCCGGGCGAGCAGCCGGCCGCCAccttgtcggccgaggacgagttcGAGCTCGGCTggggcgaggaagagggcggcgCCAAGGTCAAGGTCAAGGCATTCGTCCCGGACTGGCTGCGGCAGCGGTTGAAGGAGTCGCAGCACCAACACGACCGCtga
- a CDS encoding 2OG-Fe oxygenase, with the protein MRKASGSEGLPTTDGLPSHPVWMPLASLAWEGKVRQRGVGSSSTPQHRSSSQRLSSSQRLSSSQRLSSSQVSPPLSVSPPLSVSPPLRSLLLSASLLLSGLSSSQRLSSSQVSPPLSMAAAVSKEGLVIPLIDYAKFVDGTPSERAATADSILKGFQTAGFIYLKNHSIPADVLAHTFARSADFFDQPLDDKLKLGWTTAAANRGYSSPGREKVTQLKDGKDVDNLRNAAPDLKESYEMGRDSNAQFANPWPGEEGKLKGFRADMKDFFDRCKSMHQEVMRAIGLGMGLGEDFFNTFVDVGDNTLRLLHYPAVKADVFRINPGQVRAGEHSDYGSITLLFQDSRGGLQVKSPTGHFVDATPIEGTVVVNAGDLLARWSNDTIKSTVHRVVEPPQKEGVEYPPRYSIAYFCNPNFACHIETLPGTYASEAEKKYEGINSGQYLIQRLTATY; encoded by the exons ATGCGGAAGGCGTCAGGCTCAGAGGGCCTGCCTACAACAGACGGTCTACCGTCCCACCCTGTTTGGATGCCGTTAGCGAGCCTGGCATGGGAAGGCAAGGTTCGACAGAGAGGTG TCGGCTCCTCATCGACCCCGCAGCATCGCTCCTCCTCTCAGCGTCTCTCTTCCTCTCAGcgtctctcctcctctcagcgtctctcctcctctcaggtctctcctcctctcagcgtctctcctcctctcagcgtctctcctcctctcagGTCTCTACTCCTCTCAGcatctctcctcctctcaggtctctcctcctctcagcgtctctcctcctctcaggtctctcctcctctcagCATGGCCGCTGCCGTGAGCAAGGAAGGGCTCGTCATCCCC CTCATCGACTACGCCAagttcgtcgacggcacgccCTCGGAGCgggccgccacggccgacagCATCCTCAAGGGATTCCAGACGGCCGGCTTCATCTACCTCAAGAACCACTCGATCccggccgacgtgctcgcccACACCTTTGCCCGTTCCGCCGACTTCTTTGACCAgccgctcgacgacaagctCAAGCTCggatggacgacggccgccgccaaccgCGGCTACTCCTCGCCGGGACGCGAAAAGGTGACGCAGctcaaggacggcaaggacgtCGACAACCTCCGCAACGCCGCGCCGGACCTCAAGGAGAGCTACGAGATGGGCCGCGACTCGAACGCTCAGTTTGCGAACCCGTGGCCtggcgaggagggcaagCTGAAGGGCTTCCGTGCCGATATGAAGGACTTCTTCGATCGGTGCAAGAGCATGCACCAGGAGGTCATGAGGGCCATCGGCTTGGGCATGGGGCTCGGCGAGGACTTTTTCAACACCTTCGttgacgtcggcgacaacacgctgcggctgctgcacTATCCtgccgtcaaggccgacgtCTTCCGCATCAACCCCGGCCAGGTCCGAGCGGGAGAGCACAGT GACTATGGCTCCATCACTCTTCTGTTCCAGGACAGCAGGGGCGGTCTCCAAGTCAAAAGTCCGACGGGCCATTTCGTCGATGCCACGCCCATCGAGGGTACTGTCGTCGTCAACGCCGGCGACTTGCTCGCCCGATGGAGCAACGACACCATCAAGAGCACCGTCCACCGAGTCGTGGAGCCCCCGCAGAAGGAGGGGGTCGAATACCCGCCCCGATACAGCATCGC GTACTTCTGCAACCCAAACTTTGCCTGCCATATTGAGACCCTTCCGGGCACGTATGCGTCGGAAGCGGAGAAAAAGTATGAAGGCATCAACAGTGGCCAGTATCTCATCCAGAGGTTGACGGCAACGTATTGA
- a CDS encoding SNF2-family ATP dependent chromatin remodeling factor snf21 produces MASVQTPAAVQLSGAPMAVGATKQQAEEVFRKLRHMKEQGVPPTDPEYIKASHFLKNFQQQHTMRQKQQQYLQQQQQQQQQQQMLNGPNGVMNGMQAGRPQQGTPQSAQPSGPAPGAAPSNQNLPTAAGPSPVAASSSQFSQQQLALLRQQIHAFKLLGKNAGVSAQLQQAIFNQRQRRQAPVPEPTQGVPLKAPHGGQDAAKPATTAGVEAAPPDESSTPKPHVYKSVKSPYDSSLIRPTIKYKEHAQRKSRWFIPGVFPTGIDFEHLQYEREVVLFNRMSQRYSELKALPASIAHVDATKETLEPDDSLKLKAVIEMKSLGLYAKQRALRDKIGRQMMHYNNLAMTTNRSLYRRMKKQNVREARITEKLEKQQRDARENREKKKHVEFLRAICHHRAEIHEAANTQKTKSHKLSRLMYAQHFNIEKEEQKRIERTAKQRLQALKANDEEAYLKLLDQAKDTRITHLLRQTDGFLHQLASSVKAQQRQAAETYGDDMENFVEEESEDEDEEGSKKIDYYAVAHRIREEVTEQASILVGGTLKEYQIKGLQWMISLYNNNLNGILADEMGLGKTIQTISLITYLIERKQQSGPYLVIVPLSTLTNWNLEFEKWAPSVARIVYKGPPNARKQQQEKLRQGRFQVLLTTYEYIIKDRPILSKIKWFHMIIDEGHRMKNANSKLSATISQYYNTRFRLILTGTPLQNNLSELWAMLNFVLPNIFKSVKTFDEWFNTPFANTGGQDKMELTEEEQILVIRRLHKVLRPFLLRRLKKDVEKDLPDKTEKVIKCKFSALQSKLYKQMVTHNKIAVSDGKGGKTNARGLSNMIMQLRKLCNHPFVFDEVENVMNPMSVSNDLLWRTAGKFELLDRILPKYQATGHRVLMFFQMTAIMDIMEDYLRYRKMEYLRLDGTTKSDERSDLLREFNAPDSKYFMFLLSTRAGGLGLNLQTADTVIIYDSDWNPHQDLQAQDRAHRIGQKNEVRILRLISSNSVEEKILERARFKLDMDGKVIQAGRFDNKSSETDRDAMLRTLLETADMAESGEQDDMEDEELNMMLARSDDEITVFQKMDEERANDTIYGSIAGAKAKPRLMVDEELPDIYLNEGNPVEEEADDLILGRGARERTKVRYDDGLTEEQWLMAVDDDEDSPEAAAARKQARKDRREANRLKKAGATDSVDQSPSASRASTEELETPKKRGRKPGGKNEKRKAEAGDEEPPAKKRRGPQGRPSKVASSADLKLAGRVRDTLQRSLRTLYDALMTLEVDDIEPPAEDDESDAGKRLIIGPFIKLPPKRDYADYYVIIQTPICMNNINTRIKKEEYSCLGDMRKDFDLMIRNCQTYNEDGSILYQDAKTMAEFFSTKLDEELEAHSELQELEEGGGKQGSAAASGSGGTPQPGGTRIKIISSSAREAAANGSRPSAQSDED; encoded by the exons ATGGCGTCGGTGCAAACCCCCGCAGCCGTGCAGCTCTCGGGCGCGCCCATGGCTGTCGGCGCGACCAAGCAGCAGGCCGAAGAAGTCTTCCGA AAACTGAGGCACATGAAGGAGCAAGGCGTGCCCCCGACAGATCCCGAGTACATCAAGGCCTCCCATTTCTTGAAAAACTTTCAACAGCAGCACACCATGCGCCAGAAGCAAcagcagtacttgcaacaacaacagcagcagcagcagcagcagcagatgcTCAACGGGCCCAATGGTGTCATGAATGGTATGCAGGCTGGGCGGCCGCAGCAGGGTACACCACAGTCGGCGCAGCCTTCCGGTCCGGCGCCGGGCGCTGCCCCCTCGAACCAGAATCTTCCGACGGCCGCTGGTCCATCGCCTgtcgccgcgtcgtcgagccagttcagccagcagcagctggcaCTTTTGAGACAGCAGATCCACGCTTTCAAACTGCTCGGCAAGAATGCTGGCGTCTCCGCCCAGCTGCAACAGGCTATATTCAACCAGCGTCAGCGTCGACAAGCTCCCGTCCCCGAACCCACCCAAGGCGTCCCGCTGAAGGCACCCCATGGCGGTCAGGATGCCGCCAAGcctgcgacgacggccggcgtcgaggcggcgcctCCGGACGAATCCTCTACCCCCAAACCTCACGTCTACAAGTCGGTCAAGTCCCCCTATGATTCGAGCCTGATTCGACCGACCATCAAGTACAAGGAGCACGCCCAACGCAAGAGCCGATGGTTCATCCCCGGTGTCTTCCCCACCGGCATCGACTTCGAGCACCTGCAGTACGAGAGAGAAGTCGTACTCTTCAACCGCATGAGCCAGCGCTACTCGGAGCTCAAAGCCTTGCCGGCGAGCATCGCCCATGTCGACGCAACAAAGGAGACTCTGGAGCCGGACGACTCGCTCAAGCTcaaggccgtcatcgagaTGAAGAGCCTGGGTCTGTACGCTAAGCAGCGGGCGCTGCGAGACAAGATTGGTCGTCAGATGATGCACTACAATAACCTGGCCATGACCACCAACCGCTCTCTGTACCGTCGGATGAAGAAGCAGAATGTGCGCGAGGCACGCATCACCGAGAAGCTGGAGAAGCAGCAGCGCGATGCTCGTGAAAATAgagagaagaagaagcaCGTCGAGTTCCTGCGGGCCATCTGTCACCACCGTGCTGAGATCCACGAGGCCGCGAACACGCAAAAGACCAAGTCCCACAAGCTCTCCAGGCTCATGTACGCCCAGCACTTCAACatcgagaaggaggagcAGAAGCGAATCGAGAGGACGGCCAAGCAGCGTCTGCAGGCCCTCAAGGCCAACGACGAAGAGGCGTACCTCAAGCTTCTGGACCAGGCCAAGGACACGCGCATCACCCACCTGCTCAGGCAGACCGATGGCTTCCTGCACCAGctggcctcgtccgtcaAGGCCCAACAGCGGCAGGCGGCTGAGACGTACGGTGATGACATGGAAAACTTTGTCGAGGAGGAAAgcgaagacgaggacgaggagggcagCAAGAAGATCGACTACTATGCTGTTGCCCACCGCATCCGCGAAGAGGTCACCGAGCAAGCCAGCATTCTCGTTGGCGGTACGCTCAAGGAGTACCAGATCAAGGGCTTGCAATGGATGATTTCGCTCTACAACAACAACCTcaacggcatcctcgccgacgagatgggTCTCGGCAAAACCATCCAGACCATCAGCTTGATCACCTACCTCATCGAGCGGAAGCAGCAGAGTGGTCCGTACCTCGTCATCGTTCCCCTCAGCACCCTCACCAACTGGAATCTCGAGTTCGAGAAGTGGGCGCCCTCGGTGGCACGCATCGTCTACAAGGGCCCGCCGAACGCACgaaagcagcagcaggagaaGCTTCGCCAAGGACGCTTCCAGGTACTCCTGAcgacgtacgagtacatcaTCAAGGACCGCCCCATCCTCAGCAAGATCAAGTGGTTCCACATGATCATCGACGAGGGTCATCGCATGAAGAATGCTAACTCCAAGCTGAGTGCGACCATCTCTCAGTACTACAACACCCGCTTCCGCCTCATCCTCACCGGCACCCCGCTGCAAAACAACCTGTCCGAGCTGTGGGCCATGCTCAACTTCGTCTTGCCCAACATCTTCAAGTCGGTCAAGACGTTTGACGAATGGTTCAACACGCCATTCGCCAACACCGGTGGCCAGGACAAGATGGAGCTCACGGAAGAAGAGCAGATTCTCGTCATCCGCCGCCTCCACAAGGTCTTGCGTCCGTTCCTGCTGCGTCGCCTGAAGAAGGATGTGGAAAAGGATCTTCCCGACAAGACCGAGAAGGTCATCAAGTGCAAGTTTTCGGCGCTGCAATCGAAGCTGTACAAGCAGATGGTCACGCACAACAAGATTGCCGTGAGCGACGGGAAGGGCGGCAAGACGAACGCGCGCGGCCTGAGCAACATGATCATGCAGCTGCGAAAGCTGTGCAACCACCCGTTCGtcttcgacgaggtcgagaacGTCATGAACCCGATGAGCGTTAGCAACGACCTGCTGTGGCGGACGGCGGGCAAGTtcgagctgctcgaccgCATCCTGCCCAAGTACCAGGCCACGGGCCATCGGGTGCTGATGTTCTTCCAGATGACGGCCATCATGGACATTATGGAAGATTATCTGCGGTACAGGAAGATGGAGTACCtgcgcctcgacggcacgacCAAGTCGGATGAGCGGTCGGACCTGCTCCGAGAGTTCAACGCGCCCGACTCCAAGTACTTCATGTTCCTCCTGTCGACCCGCGCCGGTGGTCTGGGTCTGAACCTGCAGACGGCCGATACGGTCATCATCTACGATTCGGATTGGAATCCTCACCAAGATTTGCAGGCGCAGGACCGCGCCCACCGTATCGGCCAGAAGAACGAGGTGCGAATTTTGCGTCTGATCAGCTCCAACTCGGTCGAGGAGAAGATTCTTGAGCGTGCCAGGTTCAAGCTGGACATGGACGGCAAGGTCATTCAAGCCGGCCGTTTCGACAACAAGTCGTCGGAGACGGATCGTGATGCGATGCTGCGAACGCTCCTGGAGACGGCGGACATGGCGGAAAgcggcgagcaggacgacatggaggacgaggagctgaaCATGATGCTTGCGcgaagcgacgacgagatcaCCGTCTTCCAGAAgatggacgaggagcggGCGAATGATACGATCTACGGctccatcgccggcgccaagGCCAAGCCGCGGCTGATGGTGGACGAAGAACTGCCGGACATTTATCTCAACGAGGGCAACCcggtggaggaggaagcggacGACCTGATACTCGGCCGTGGTGCTCGCGAGCGCACCAAGGTACGGTACGACGATGGCTTGACGGAAGAGCAGTGGCTTATGgccgtggacgacgacgaggattcGCCCGAGgcagccgccgccaggaAGCAGGCGCGCAAGGACAGGCGAGAAGCCAACAGGCTGAAGAAGGCCGGCGCCACGGACTCGGTAGACCAGTCGCCTTCGGCGAGCCGGGCGAGCACGGAGGAGTTGGAGACGCCCAAGAAGCGGGGCCGCAAACCGGGAGGCAAGAACGAGAAGCGCAAGGCCGAGGCTGGGGATGAAgagccgccggcgaagaagcgACGTGGCCCGCAGGGGCGGCCGAGCAAggtcgcgtcgtcggccgacttgAAGCTGGCAGGCCGTGTGCGGGACACTCTGCAGAGGAGCCTGCGAACGCTGTACGATGCGTTGATGACGCTCGAGGTGGACGACATCGAACCcccggccgaggatgacgaatCGGACGCCGGGAAACGACTGATCATTGGGCCGTTCATCAAGCTACCACCGAAACGCGACTACGCCGACTACTACGTGATCATCCAGACGCCCATCTGCATGAACAACATCAACACGCGTATCAAGAAGGAGGAGTACTCGTGCCTCGGCGACATGCGCAAGGACTTTGACCTCATGATACGGAACTGCCAGACATACAACGAGGATGGGAGCATCCTGTACCAGGATGCCAAGACGATGGCG GAGTTCTTCAGCACAaagctggacgaggagctcgaggcgcaCAGCGAACtgcaggagctcgaggaaggGGGCGGCAAGCAGGGatccgcggcggcgtcgggtAGCGGGGGCACGCCGCAGCCCGGCGGGACGAGGATCAAGATCATATCGAGCAGCGCTCGCGAGGCGGCAGCCAACGGATCGAGGCCCAGCGCGCAAAGCGACGAGGATTGA
- a CDS encoding DNAJ domain protein Cwf23: protein MADDGAKDLARFAATYADEDVDLYDLLGVDALTPKEDIHRAWRKRSLKHHPDKAGAAFDAATWECFERARDILSDPTARAVYDNASKAKLLRRQERQAMEKEDRRFADDLEAREAAAARLRAEGEQRDREALQRERERLAGVQRRREEETRRQELAAQEAEDLAEAKRRLREKKEEKARRREAKESMKASMSTSKASGPSNGTVNVPGDYLFTAAKVDKKYWELVCDKLKAAQTVRNLQRTAASASELEEAERGLEEARRWIHEAEGKYERETAAF, encoded by the coding sequence atggccgacgacggcgccaaggaCCTCGCCCGCTTCGCCGCCACCTACGCCGATGAGGATGTCGACCTCTACGACcttctcggcgtcgacgccctcaCCCCCAAGGAGGACATCCACCGCGCCTGGCGCAAGCGCTCCCTCAAGCACCACCCCGACAAGGCTGGTGCCGCCTTCGACGCGGCCACATGGGAATGCTTCGAGCGCGCCCGTGACATCCTCTCGGACCCTACCGCCCGCGCCGTCTACGACAATGCTTCCAAGGCCAAgcttctccgccgccagGAGCGCCAGGCGATGGAAAAGGAGGATAGGCGtttcgccgacgacctcgaggcccgcgaggccgccgccgcccgcctgcgCGCCGAAGGAGAGCAGCGCGACAGGGAGGCCCTgcagagggagagggagcgCCTCGCGGGCGTccagaggaggagggaggaggagacgcgCCGGCAAGAGCTGGCCGcccaggaggccgaggatctAGCCGAGGCCAAGAGGCGGCTTCGCGAGAAGAAGGAAGAGAAGGCTCGGAGgcgcgaggccaaggagtcGATGAAGGCATCCATGAGCACCAGTAAAGCGTCAGGCCCGTCCAACGGCACCGTCAACGTCCCCGGCGACTACCTTTTTACGGCCGCCAAAGTCGACAAGAAGTACTGGGAGCTCGTCTGCGACAAGCTAAAGGCGGCCCAAACGGTCCGGAACCTACAAAGGACagcagcctcggcctcggagcTGGAAGAGGCCGAGAGGGGGCTCGAGGAAGCCCGGAGATGGATACACGAGGCCGAAGGCAAATACGAGCGAGAAACAGCAGCGTTTTGA
- a CDS encoding SWR1-complex protein 5, translating into MPHDNLSDDDDEKYASSEDSDFAPEEAPEQASASLDSEADSEGEADDRAVGSTARKRQADGDVDGQDEGYDNSGDEAIIQKGRKRQRKRRDAGVGSDDDAQAHGGLIKTRRQRAEEKAERKVAAIEGKVTVDVDALWEQMVSGNPMIPKSSEESKAPESPNGKRKIPAGNMQDGGVPNEDPSETILIKRTYNFAGQVHTEEKIVGRDSAEAKLYLASHGGQVPLETSPAKRATKKAFRSAFEPIVEVGPGRTDLDLGVAAMAHAAKEAQAKKLNTVEKSRMDWAGYVDKEGIKDELELASKSKESYNARSDFLARSEAIRGEEEKRARVAARA; encoded by the exons ATGCCGCATGACAACTTGTcagacgacgatgacgagaaaTACGCATCCTCGGAAGACTCGGACTTCGCCCCTGAAGAGGCGCCAGAGCAGGCGTCGGCCTCTCTCGATTCCGAGGCAGActccgagggcgaggccgacgacagaGCGGTCGGGTCGACAGCCAGAAAGCGACAGGCAGACGGAGATGTCGATGGCCAAGACGAGGGCTATGATAACTCGGGAGATGAAGCCATTATTCAAAAAGGCCGCAAGCGACAAAGAAAGCGTAGGGATGCGGGTGTTGGgtccgatgacgatgcccaAGCTCATGGTGGCTTGATCAAGACCAGGAGGCAACGGGCCGAAGA GAAAGCGGAGCGAAAAGTGGCAGCCATTGAGGGCAAAGTCACGGTCGATGTCGACGCCCTGTGGGAGCAAATGGTGTCGGGAAACCCCATGATACCGAAGTCGTCCGAAGAAAGCAAAGCACCCGAGTCTCCGAATGGCAAACGCAAGATTCCAGCCGGAAACATGCAGGATGGCGGAGTGCCCAACGAGGATCCCTCCGAGACGATCCTCATCAAGCGCACCTACAACTTTGCCGGCCAGGTCCACACAGAAGAGAAAATTGTCGGTCGCGACTCTGCCGAAGCCAAGTTGTACCTCGCTTCTCACGGCGGCCAAGTTCCCCTCGAAACATCTCCGGCGAAACGCGCAACCAAGAAGGCGTTTCGCTCCGCCTTTGAGcccatcgtcgaggtcggtCCCGGTCGCACGgatctcgacctcggcgtcgccgcgatGGCGCACGCGGCCAAGGAAGCGCAGGCGAAGAAGTTGAACACGGTGGAGAAGAGCCGGATGGATTGGGCTGGTTACGTGGACAAGGAGGGTATCAAGGACGAGCTGGAGCTCGCGAGCAAGTCCAAGGAGTCGTACAACGCGCGGTCGGACTTTCTGGCGAGAAGCGAAGCGATACGAGGCGAAGAGGAAAAGAGGGCAAGGGTGGCGGCCAGAGCATGA